The Candidatus Bathyarchaeota archaeon genomic interval TCACGCGCGCGTCTCATGCCACTCAGAGTTCTTTGATGGGAGTGAAGTGAAAAAAAAGATTAGAGCAAAGTTATTTTACAAGAACTAGTCGAAGGGGCATAGGCGTACGTGTTGCTAGAGGGTTATAGCCTAACCCATAAAGCTAATCATAATCTCTAGAAGATTGTTATTAGGTGTATTGTACTTGACGGTATTATGATTGAGTCCAGTACCACTCATCGGTCCAGGACTTTGACAGTGTGAAAAACAAATATTTCCCACTTCCTTTCATTTGACCATAATAGTGGTAGGTTGGAGTGATAAATTGCTGTACAAGCTCCATATCTCCAGCTCCAGTTGTATAGAAAGAACGAATTGTCACAAACTCGTTCGCAGGAACAGAAACGTCAAATTCTAAAGTTGAAATGTATTCATCTTCGATAAAGATATCTGCGTAATAGGATAATTCTACATCTATATTTGTAGGATTTCTCAGTCCAACAATATACGTGAACTTTCCGGATAGGGGATGAAGGGAGGTTATTTCTACAGAATAATCTAAATATTCTACAGAGTGGTAAACGTGATTTATTGCATCTGTGACTTGACCGTCCGCATAGAAATACAAAGCACCAATTCCAATAACTATGGAAATTAAAACAAGACTGATTTTTACGCTTTTATTCATATTAATACAAGATATAGATATTATTTTAGATTGCTTATGACTTTTTACGGTAAATAAGAGGTATGCAAACGAACCCTGCGTGCAGTTAAAATCAGGTGATTGTATCAGTATTTTACCAATATAACTGCTTCAATGCCCTCTTGTTACGCGCCCGCGTTACTTTTTTAAAGATTCAATAATGGTTATCCGATGCTTCGCGAAAACCCCTTTTTTGTACGTTATAGAAAAGGAATTGATCCAAACATCATCGCCTTCTACTAATCCACCTAATCCAGAGTGTGGATTACTTAATACGAAGAAAAAAGTGTCATCCTTTTTTACTTCATATTCAAAGATACCAGAATGAACGTCTTCCATCTTTCTATTAGGTGTAACTCCATGGAGCGAGAGTTGCGCGCGTTCAAAAACGAAATACTCGTTTGGAGTCATGATGTAAAGGTTAACAGTATTACTAGCTGATACTGACAACGTGACTTTCGTATCAACCTCAAAAGTGAAATTAAAAAAAGTATAGTTGTTTACCTCAAGGAGAAAACCTACGTCCAGTCCTATTTCCCTCTGCTCAATATCTGGGTAATACTCAGTGATAATAGGGACCGTGTAAACGAAAGCCAAGACACCACCTATAATTATTACAACTAACAAAATCACAAAAGTTCGATTTGAAATGCTCATTGGTTTCAATAGGAATTCAACTAAAAAACTATAAGTTTTATGCGCGCGCTTAGGATTGATCAGATCAATAGGGATATGAAGAAGCTGGCTCGCGCGCGCATCCATCTCTGCTATGAGACCATTAAAACGTTCAGGGTCATCTAACCTGCATCCGACTTCCAATATCTTTAGGGCTTTCCTCAAAAAGCTATCGTGTATTCTGAGTAGCCCTGCTTCTTCAGGTGCCATAAGACACCGAATACCCAGTTTTGGGGGATATCCGGTATAGGTTGGTCGGTGTGCCGGCCGTAACCCACCTTCTGTTCTAAGCGGCATTCAGCTATACGGGCTACCCGGGTCCTACCGCAGGAGGTCGTCGGACCCCTATTCGCCCTTTCACCCCGCTGGGTCAGCCGTCTCACCCAAACCCGTAGCGTCCTCGGCCTCCAAGGCGTCAAAGCATGCCACGGGAGGTATCGTTTCTGTCCGTTGCCAGGGGTCTCCCCCTACGCCTCACAGCGTCGCGGTCCTGCACGGTGGATGGAGTTTCCTCAGGCCATTGGCCCGGCAGCCGCTCACCGGCTCACCGACCAAGAAGGAAAAACCTGGACCCATCTAAATATGTTGCGCGACCCTGCAAAACCCCTAATAGCATCCTGAATAAGAATAACCCCATGAAAGAGCCCATAAAGATCTTCATCACATTTCGTCTCGCCCCTGAGCTCATCAAAAAAGTAAAGACGGCAGACCCTCGGGTGGAGATCATCTACGAGCCCGAGATCCTGGGCAAGCTCCGATATCCCAACGACCAGCACGGTGCTCACATAGAACGCACCCCCAAGCAGGAGCTGCGATGGTTGGAAAACCTATCCAACGCTGAGATTATATTTGGATATCTCAATCGCCAGTACGCTAGCATTATAAAGGAACTCGCCCCTAAGCTCAGATGGATCCAGTCCCCTAGCGCCGGGATTGGTCAATCAGCAAAGCGCACTGGGCTCACGGGGACAGACATCATCCTCACCACATCAAGTGGGATGCACGCAACCCCCCTTGCCGAGTTTTGCCTTATGGCAATGCTGATGCATATCAAGGACTATGCCTATATGGCCCGAGAAAAGGCGGCCCATCACTGGGCGCGCACTAGCACCACTGAGCTCCGCACCAAGACGCTAGCCGTGGTTGGACTGGGCAGGGTCGGGAGGGAAGTAGCCCGTCTAGGGCAGTGCTTAGGGATGAGAGTCATAGGGACTAAACGCCATATAGAAGGAGTCGCCCCTGCCTCCGTCAATGTTGAGAAGCTCCATCCCTGGACAAACCTCCACCCTATGTTAGGTGAGGCTGATTACGTAGTCCTTATCTGCCCTCACACAGAGGAGACACAGGGGCTCATCGGAGAAGCTGAGCTCATTGCAATGAAGGAGGGCTCCATGCTCATCAATATTGCTCGGGGCTCCGTCGTAGACGAGCCTGCCCTCATTCGAGCCCTCCAATCGGGCCACCTTGGGGGCCTCGCATCCGACGTCTTCTGGAAAGAGCCCCTTCCCCCCGAGAGTCCCTTCTGGGACATGCCCAACGTCATAATCAGCCCCCACTCCGCTAGCACCGCGGACACTGAGAACTCGAAGCTCACCGAGATCTTTGTGGATAATATCCACCGCTACATCGATGGAAAACCTATGCAAAACCTCCTTGACAAAGATGCCCTCTACTAATCGGGGGCAAAACTAATCCCATATACCTCCAACATATCGAAAACTCGCGAAGGCATTCCAAAATCGGCTTCATAAAAGAGCTGAGAATGAAGAACTGGTGCGACGTATGGCCTGCAAAGACCAGGTGAAAAGGCTTCGGGGAGCCTGTATTGGCCCCTAAGGCATATTTCCCATAGATTGCCTCGTCCTACTAAAAACTACAGAGACGCAAATCCCAAGGGGTTACAAGGAGGCGAGATGCTATTCCATCTTCCTCTGCATAAAGGCGTTGCCCTGATGACTCCACATCTGCCATATATTTAAGTCCCTTAAAGCCGAAATCAACCGGATGAAAGTCCTCCCCGCCACTGAAGAGCATATTAAGATAGCAACTGCTCTCGTCCGCACAGGGGGCATTGTCGTCTACCCCACTGAGACAGTTTACGGCCTAGGATGCGCCCCTCAGATCAATGACGCCGCAAGGCGGATCTGCGAGATCAAGGGGAGGGGAAAAAAGCCCCTCCCCCTCGCCTGCAGCAGCGTCACGGTGGCTAGAAAAGTAGTGGAGTTTAACCCCATAGCAGAGCGCCTCGCTGAGAGATTCTGGCCGGGGCCCCTTATGCTAGTCCTCCCTGCGGTCATGGAGTATGGCATGTACGTCACCCATGGGGCCAAGACCCTGGGAGTCAGGGTCCCCGATCACGAGGTCTCCAGGAGCCTCGCGAGGCAAAGCGGGGGGGTCATCGTGAGCACCAGCGCCAACAAGACCGGTATTGCTCCGCCTACCACCGTAGAGGGGGCTATCCAGCAGATAGGAGAGGAGGTTGATCTCGTCCTCGACGCAGGTCCCACCCCAGGAGCGATCCCCTCCACTGTCCTCAATTTAAGCGGGGAGCAAATCTGGGTGATCAGAAGAGGGCCCATTACGCAGTCCCAAATAAATACAGCACTTGACGCCTAGAGACTCCAACCCTGGGACACGAGCTTTGCGACATTCTCCCTGAGAGGGACCCCAACTGAGGTTGCCACAGGATCACATTTAGCCCTGAAAATGAATAGCGTTGGGCAGGGGGCCCTATACTCGGTTAAAGTCTCCCAGTTGGCCATTCCTTTGGCAAGGATCACGTCCGTTGAACCATAGACATCCAAGAACTCAGGAGAGACCTCAGAGAGATTGATCCCCACCGCATCGGTGCCTGTTGAGATAACTAGGTCTGCCTCGCCCACCATTCCCACAGCCTCGGCATCCTCCATCAGAGCATCATTGAGGCTGGGCCCCCCCTTTACAGCCACGGCTACCCAGCACCCCAGACGCCTAAGCTCCCGGACCACTAGTTTGTCGAAGACGATCTCACCTGCGTTGTCAGTGAGATAAAGCAAGTTGGTGCGGGGCCCCAAGAGCTCTCTGAATTGATCCAGATTGTCTATGGTGAAAGCCTCGTTGCAAATGTTCTTAAAGGCGGCGTTGACGTCAGAGCTGTGCCCCGGGACGTCGTACTCAATGATGTTTCCAAGGCAGGAGATGAGAGCAGCCTTCCTTAGTCTTTCCTCTTGTGGCTGGCTAGCCACGAGGGCCTCGAAGGAGGGGAGGGTCTCAAGAGCCGACTGGTTAGCCTGCCTCTTGAGCTCTGCGTAGGAATCGAGGCACCCGGTGACTTCGTGGACGCGCCTGTCTCTCGAGGCTCCAATAAGGGCGGGAACCGCATCGGATCCATACATGTCGGCTATGAGATGGAGGATGACCTCCATGGTCTTCCTGCGTACCTTTTCGTCGTCGGTGGATCTAAGTATCTGCTGGTATCCTCTGTGGAGGAGACAGTAGCCGCAACGCGCACCCACCTTCATCTTGAAACCTCAGACGCATGGAGGGGCATTGATATAAAAAAGGTAGGGTCATCTGTATAACCGCCTTGATCAATGACCCCGATCTCCTCGCCACATCAGATATATGGAGCATGAGCGCCGCGTGTAGCGAGCTCTGGATGCTCCTCAGGGCGGTGGGAGACAAGACCCCCAGGGTTTACAAGACCAGGGTGAAGGGGCTCATCGCTGCGGAGACCATCATCGGTCCCCTAGACGCCATCCGAGGGATAAGGGGGGAGATCCGAGAGAGACCTGAGAGTTTCAAAAACCTCCTCAGGGTCATCCCAGTTGAGGCCACGGTTCCCACGGAGATAGGTGAGATCGTGGAGAAGGCTCGGGGGCTCGCGGAGAAAATCCCCAGGGACGAGTCCTTCAGGGTGACCTTGGAGAAGAGGAGAACGAAACTGCGGAGCAGGGAGGTCATTGACACCGTCGCT includes:
- a CDS encoding THUMP domain-containing protein, whose amino-acid sequence is MINDPDLLATSDIWSMSAACSELWMLLRAVGDKTPRVYKTRVKGLIAAETIIGPLDAIRGIRGEIRERPESFKNLLRVIPVEATVPTEIGEIVEKARGLAEKIPRDESFRVTLEKRRTKLRSREVIDTVAERIDRRVDLGEPDWVVLVEIVGKRTGVAVIPRDGILSVQKERAELASQGK
- a CDS encoding ARMT1-like domain-containing protein, coding for MKVGARCGYCLLHRGYQQILRSTDDEKVRRKTMEVILHLIADMYGSDAVPALIGASRDRRVHEVTGCLDSYAELKRQANQSALETLPSFEALVASQPQEERLRKAALISCLGNIIEYDVPGHSSDVNAAFKNICNEAFTIDNLDQFRELLGPRTNLLYLTDNAGEIVFDKLVVRELRRLGCWVAVAVKGGPSLNDALMEDAEAVGMVGEADLVISTGTDAVGINLSEVSPEFLDVYGSTDVILAKGMANWETLTEYRAPCPTLFIFRAKCDPVATSVGVPLRENVAKLVSQGWSL
- a CDS encoding L-threonylcarbamoyladenylate synthase — encoded protein: MKVLPATEEHIKIATALVRTGGIVVYPTETVYGLGCAPQINDAARRICEIKGRGKKPLPLACSSVTVARKVVEFNPIAERLAERFWPGPLMLVLPAVMEYGMYVTHGAKTLGVRVPDHEVSRSLARQSGGVIVSTSANKTGIAPPTTVEGAIQQIGEEVDLVLDAGPTPGAIPSTVLNLSGEQIWVIRRGPITQSQINTALDA
- a CDS encoding D-2-hydroxyacid dehydrogenase; the protein is MKEPIKIFITFRLAPELIKKVKTADPRVEIIYEPEILGKLRYPNDQHGAHIERTPKQELRWLENLSNAEIIFGYLNRQYASIIKELAPKLRWIQSPSAGIGQSAKRTGLTGTDIILTTSSGMHATPLAEFCLMAMLMHIKDYAYMAREKAAHHWARTSTTELRTKTLAVVGLGRVGREVARLGQCLGMRVIGTKRHIEGVAPASVNVEKLHPWTNLHPMLGEADYVVLICPHTEETQGLIGEAELIAMKEGSMLINIARGSVVDEPALIRALQSGHLGGLASDVFWKEPLPPESPFWDMPNVIISPHSASTADTENSKLTEIFVDNIHRYIDGKPMQNLLDKDALY